In Sulfitobacter sp. M39, the following proteins share a genomic window:
- a CDS encoding invasion associated locus B family protein — protein MMNFRTIGFAAALAGLSAGSVFAQAQSTNRVAAETDWSVFVEDNPTECWGVSTPKESVNSRDGRVVAVNRGQTLLMVFYRPSAGAKGQVAFTGGYPFASGSTVNMNIGGTTFELFTEGEWAWPATTDDDNKIIAAMKRGADAKLTGRSGRGTQTEDTFSLLGFTAAVEDAAKRCGG, from the coding sequence ATGATGAACTTTAGGACGATTGGTTTTGCGGCGGCGCTGGCGGGTCTGAGCGCAGGCAGCGTTTTCGCGCAAGCGCAAAGCACGAACCGCGTGGCAGCAGAGACGGACTGGAGCGTATTCGTCGAAGACAACCCGACCGAATGCTGGGGCGTGTCCACCCCGAAAGAATCCGTAAACTCGCGCGATGGTCGCGTTGTCGCGGTGAACCGTGGCCAGACCCTGCTGATGGTCTTTTACCGTCCAAGCGCGGGGGCCAAAGGGCAGGTGGCCTTTACCGGCGGCTATCCCTTTGCGTCGGGGTCGACGGTCAACATGAACATCGGCGGCACCACGTTCGAGCTGTTCACCGAAGGCGAATGGGCCTGGCCTGCGACCACCGATGACGACAACAAGATCATCGCCGCGATGAAACGTGGCGCGGATGCCAAGCTGACGGGCCGTTCCGGGCGTGGGACACAGACCGAGGACACGTTCTCGCTTCTGGGGTTCACGGCTGCGGTTGAAGATGCGGCCAAACGCTGCGGCGGCTAG
- a CDS encoding asparaginase, whose translation MTQAAPFAEIWRGPFLESVHSGHAVVCDSSGQILQAWGDPDTVILPRSSAKMIQALPLIQSGAAGAYGLEPQHLALACASHQAADLHVGIISDWLKTLGLDDSAFRCGTALPGDEAARNALVCSDTQPCQIHHECSGKHAGFLTVNTHMGGGADYEKQDHPVQRACLEAFERVTGTTSPGFGIDGCSVPNFATTLHGMARAMAHFAAAPDGSAEARLHQAMRLHPDLVAGETRACTNLMRAMNGKVALKTGAEGFFIAILPDQNIGVALKAACGTKRAAECAITSILVKLGALDPNHPEARKYRNAPIENRRGIITGTLKPAAGFA comes from the coding sequence ATGACCCAAGCAGCCCCCTTTGCTGAAATCTGGCGTGGTCCGTTTCTGGAAAGCGTGCATTCGGGTCATGCGGTGGTCTGTGACAGCAGCGGTCAGATCCTGCAGGCTTGGGGCGATCCCGACACGGTGATCCTGCCGCGCTCCTCTGCCAAGATGATCCAGGCGCTGCCCCTGATCCAGTCCGGTGCCGCCGGTGCCTATGGCCTTGAGCCCCAACATCTGGCGCTGGCCTGCGCGTCCCATCAGGCGGCGGATTTGCATGTGGGCATCATCTCTGACTGGCTCAAGACGTTGGGGCTGGACGACAGCGCCTTTCGCTGCGGCACGGCACTTCCCGGTGACGAGGCCGCGCGCAATGCGCTAGTGTGTTCTGACACGCAGCCTTGCCAGATCCACCACGAATGTTCCGGCAAACACGCAGGCTTCCTGACCGTCAATACCCATATGGGCGGCGGTGCCGATTACGAAAAGCAGGACCACCCCGTGCAACGCGCCTGTCTCGAGGCGTTCGAGCGTGTGACCGGCACCACCTCCCCCGGTTTCGGGATCGACGGCTGTTCTGTCCCGAATTTCGCGACCACGCTACACGGTATGGCCCGCGCCATGGCGCATTTCGCCGCTGCTCCCGATGGGTCGGCCGAGGCGCGGCTGCATCAGGCCATGCGCCTGCACCCCGACCTTGTCGCCGGCGAAACCCGCGCCTGCACCAATCTGATGCGCGCGATGAACGGCAAGGTCGCGCTCAAGACCGGGGCCGAGGGGTTCTTCATCGCGATCCTGCCGGATCAGAACATCGGCGTGGCTCTCAAGGCGGCCTGTGGCACCAAACGCGCGGCAGAATGCGCGATCACCTCGATCTTGGTGAAACTGGGCGCGCTCGACCCGAACCACCCCGAAGCGCGGAAATACCGCAATGCCCCGATAGAAAACCGGCGCGGGATCATCACGGGCACGCTCAAACCTGCCGCTGGCTTTGCGTAA
- the serB gene encoding phosphoserine phosphatase SerB has translation MHSVTLLTSPQRPQLEASLVDAVRNAWGGGDAVWLAPDEAAGFDMKRMPGNRWDVWAECQGMGVDLVITPSEGRRKKMLLADMDSTMIQQECIDELADEAGVGDRVKDITARAMNGELDFNAALRERVGLLKGLDEAVITRVLAERITHMPGGKTLIATMKANGAYAALVSGGFTAFTAAVAEALGFDENRANTLIASDGVLTGDVGVPILGKQAKVDALEQITARLGLSEDDVIAVGDGANDLGMLARAGMGVALHAKPAVAAECDVRINFGDLTALLYVQGYAKDEFVI, from the coding sequence ATGCATAGTGTGACCCTGCTAACCTCCCCTCAACGCCCGCAGCTTGAGGCGTCGCTGGTCGATGCCGTGCGCAACGCATGGGGCGGCGGGGATGCGGTCTGGCTTGCTCCGGATGAGGCGGCGGGCTTTGACATGAAGCGGATGCCGGGCAATCGCTGGGATGTCTGGGCCGAATGTCAGGGGATGGGGGTCGATCTGGTGATCACCCCGTCGGAAGGCCGCCGCAAGAAGATGCTGCTGGCGGATATGGACAGCACCATGATCCAGCAGGAGTGTATTGACGAGCTGGCAGATGAGGCCGGGGTCGGGGACCGCGTGAAAGATATCACCGCCCGCGCCATGAACGGAGAGCTTGATTTCAACGCCGCGCTGCGCGAACGGGTTGGTCTGTTAAAGGGGCTGGACGAGGCGGTGATCACCCGCGTGCTGGCCGAACGGATCACCCATATGCCCGGCGGCAAGACCCTGATCGCCACGATGAAGGCAAATGGTGCCTATGCGGCGCTTGTGTCGGGCGGTTTCACGGCGTTCACTGCCGCCGTGGCAGAGGCGCTTGGCTTTGACGAGAACCGCGCGAATACGCTGATCGCATCGGATGGCGTGCTGACGGGCGACGTCGGCGTGCCGATCCTGGGCAAACAGGCCAAGGTCGATGCGCTTGAACAGATCACCGCGCGCCTGGGGCTGTCAGAGGACGACGTGATCGCGGTGGGCGACGGGGCAAACGATCTGGGCATGCTGGCGCGCGCGGGCATGGGCGTGGCGCTGCACGCCAAGCCCGCCGTGGCGGCGGAATGTGACGTGCGGATCAACTTTGGCGATCTGACCGCGCTGCTTTATGTGCAGGGGTATGCCAAGGACGAATTCGTCATCTAG
- the pcaF gene encoding 3-oxoadipyl-CoA thiolase, with product MDAFICDAQRTPIGRFGGALSSVRADDLAAAPIAALMARNPDLDWSKIDDVIFGCANQAGEDNRNVARMAALLAGLPVDVPGATINRLCASGMDAVGAAARAIKSGDMDLAIAGGVESMTRAPFVMPKAETAFSRNNAVYDTTIGWRFVNPKMKAQYGVESMPETGDNVATDYDISREDQDAFAKRSQDRWEAADKAGVFADEITPVSIPQRKGDPIVFDRDEHPRPGTTIEALTKLRPINGPDLTVTAGNASGVNDGAAAMLMASEAAASQHGLTPIARVVGISAAGVEPRVMGIGPVPASQKVLARAGLTIDQMDVIELNEAFASQGIATLRALGVADDAPHVNANGGAIAIGHPLGMSGARLVMTAALQLKRTGGRYALCTMCVGVGQGVAIILERA from the coding sequence ATGGACGCTTTTATTTGTGACGCACAGCGCACACCCATCGGCCGCTTTGGCGGCGCATTGTCATCGGTCCGCGCCGATGATCTGGCAGCGGCACCGATTGCCGCACTGATGGCCCGCAATCCTGATCTGGATTGGTCCAAAATCGATGACGTGATCTTTGGCTGTGCCAACCAGGCCGGCGAAGACAACCGTAACGTGGCCCGTATGGCCGCCCTGCTGGCCGGTCTGCCGGTCGATGTGCCCGGTGCAACGATCAACCGCCTATGTGCCTCTGGCATGGATGCCGTCGGTGCCGCGGCCCGCGCGATCAAATCCGGCGACATGGATCTGGCGATTGCCGGCGGTGTCGAAAGCATGACCCGCGCGCCTTTCGTGATGCCCAAGGCAGAAACCGCCTTCTCGCGCAACAACGCTGTCTATGACACCACCATCGGCTGGCGCTTTGTGAACCCCAAGATGAAGGCGCAATACGGCGTCGAATCCATGCCCGAAACCGGCGACAACGTGGCTACGGATTATGATATCAGCCGCGAAGATCAGGACGCCTTTGCCAAGCGCAGTCAGGACCGTTGGGAAGCGGCGGACAAGGCCGGTGTTTTCGCCGACGAGATCACCCCCGTGTCGATCCCGCAGCGCAAGGGCGACCCGATTGTCTTTGACCGCGACGAACACCCGCGCCCCGGCACCACGATCGAAGCGCTGACCAAGCTGCGCCCGATCAACGGCCCCGACCTGACCGTGACCGCGGGCAATGCCTCTGGCGTCAACGACGGCGCGGCGGCGATGCTGATGGCCTCTGAGGCGGCGGCGTCGCAGCACGGGTTGACCCCGATTGCACGCGTTGTCGGGATCTCTGCCGCCGGTGTTGAACCGCGCGTCATGGGCATCGGCCCTGTTCCTGCCAGCCAGAAAGTTCTGGCCCGCGCAGGTCTGACCATCGACCAGATGGATGTGATCGAACTGAACGAAGCATTCGCTTCGCAAGGGATCGCCACTTTGCGCGCGCTTGGCGTGGCGGATGATGCACCTCATGTGAATGCCAACGGCGGCGCGATTGCCATCGGTCACCCGCTGGGGATGTCCGGTGCCCGTCTGGTCATGACCGCAGCCCTGCAGTTGAAACGCACAGGCGGCCGCTATGCGCTGTGCACCATGTGTGTCGGCGTCGGCCAAGGCGTCGCCATCATCCTCGAACGCGCTTAA
- the paaA gene encoding 1,2-phenylacetyl-CoA epoxidase subunit PaaA, translating to MYAQMIKSTGQGVKSLEEMDPQERAFQERINAGGKIEPKDWMPEGYRKNLVRQIGQHAHSEIVGQLPEGNWITRAPTLERKAILLAKVQDEAGHGLYLYCAAETLGVSRDQLTRDLLSGKMKYSSIFNYPTLTWADMGAVGWLVDGAAIMNQVPLQRTSYGPYARAMVRICKEESFHQRQGYDIMMKMAKGTEAQRKMAQDALNRFWGPALMMFGPSDENSVHSAQSMAWKIKMNSNDELRQKFVDECVPQAEYLGLTVPDPDLKWNEERGHYDFTQPDWDEFFDVLKGNGPCNTERLAARNKAWDDGAWVRDGLMAHAAKKRAAKLAAE from the coding sequence ATGTATGCACAGATGATCAAATCCACCGGCCAAGGTGTCAAATCTCTCGAAGAGATGGATCCGCAGGAACGCGCCTTTCAGGAACGGATAAATGCGGGCGGCAAGATCGAACCGAAAGACTGGATGCCTGAGGGGTATCGCAAGAACCTCGTCCGGCAGATCGGCCAGCACGCGCATTCGGAAATCGTGGGCCAGTTGCCAGAAGGCAACTGGATCACCCGCGCCCCGACGCTGGAACGTAAGGCGATCCTGCTCGCCAAGGTGCAGGACGAGGCAGGCCACGGTCTGTATCTCTATTGTGCCGCCGAAACACTGGGGGTCAGCCGTGACCAGCTGACCCGCGACCTGCTGTCGGGCAAGATGAAATACAGCTCTATCTTCAATTATCCGACCCTAACATGGGCCGATATGGGGGCTGTCGGCTGGCTCGTGGATGGGGCCGCGATCATGAACCAGGTGCCCCTGCAACGCACATCCTACGGCCCCTATGCCCGCGCGATGGTACGTATCTGCAAAGAGGAATCGTTCCACCAGCGCCAAGGCTACGACATCATGATGAAGATGGCGAAGGGCACAGAGGCGCAGCGCAAGATGGCGCAGGACGCGTTGAACCGCTTCTGGGGCCCCGCGCTGATGATGTTTGGCCCGTCGGACGAAAACTCTGTCCATTCGGCGCAATCTATGGCGTGGAAGATCAAGATGAACTCCAACGACGAACTGCGTCAGAAGTTCGTCGATGAATGTGTCCCGCAGGCCGAATATCTGGGCCTCACCGTTCCCGACCCCGATCTGAAGTGGAACGAGGAACGCGGGCATTACGACTTTACCCAGCCCGATTGGGACGAATTCTTTGACGTGCTCAAGGGCAATGGCCCCTGCAATACCGAACGGCTCGCCGCGCGCAACAAGGCGTGGGACGACGGCGCGTGGGTGCGGGACGGTTTGATGGCACATGCGGCGAAGAAACGCGCCGCGAAACTGGCAGCGGAGTAA
- the paaB gene encoding 1,2-phenylacetyl-CoA epoxidase subunit PaaB — MSSPEAKPYPGTQAVDHGKARADEWPLFEIFIRGQHGLSHRHVGSLHAADAEMAIKNARDVYTRRNEGVSIWVVEAAHIAASSPEEKGPLYEPANDKVYRHPTFFDIPDEVGAM; from the coding sequence ATGAGCAGCCCAGAAGCAAAACCCTACCCCGGCACCCAAGCGGTCGACCACGGCAAGGCGCGCGCCGATGAATGGCCCCTGTTCGAGATCTTCATTCGCGGTCAGCACGGGCTGAGCCATCGCCACGTCGGGTCGCTTCACGCCGCTGACGCCGAAATGGCGATCAAGAATGCCCGCGATGTTTATACCCGTCGCAACGAAGGCGTGAGCATCTGGGTCGTCGAGGCCGCCCATATCGCCGCCTCCTCGCCCGAGGAAAAAGGCCCGCTGTACGAGCCCGCCAACGACAAAGTCTACCGCCACCCCACCTTCTTTGACATTCCAGACGAAGTGGGGGCGATGTGA
- the paaC gene encoding 1,2-phenylacetyl-CoA epoxidase subunit PaaC, whose product MGDNTLVLGHRVSEWCGHAPVLEEDIALANTALDLIGQTTLWLDLAGKVEDAGRDADRLAFHRDVWDFRNLLLVEQPNGDFGQTIMRQFLFDAWHLSQLTALMESSDAQIAAIAEKSSKEVTYHLERATDTVIGLGDGTEESHRRMQNALDLLWPYVGEMFVADAVDEAMVAAGIAPDPASLRAAYDTLVNDIFTAATLTRPESDFGHHGGKSGKRHSEHLGHMLTQMQWLQRAYPDATW is encoded by the coding sequence ATGGGGGATAACACCCTTGTTCTGGGGCACCGCGTTTCGGAATGGTGCGGCCACGCCCCCGTGCTGGAGGAAGACATCGCGCTGGCGAATACCGCGCTGGACCTGATCGGCCAGACCACGCTGTGGCTGGATCTGGCAGGCAAGGTTGAAGACGCGGGTCGCGATGCGGATCGGCTGGCCTTTCACCGTGACGTTTGGGATTTCCGCAATCTGTTGTTGGTCGAACAGCCCAACGGCGATTTCGGCCAGACGATCATGCGCCAGTTTCTGTTTGACGCATGGCACCTGTCGCAGCTGACCGCCCTGATGGAAAGCAGTGATGCACAGATCGCCGCCATCGCGGAAAAGTCGAGCAAAGAGGTGACCTACCATCTGGAGCGCGCGACAGACACGGTGATCGGCCTGGGCGACGGCACCGAGGAAAGCCACCGCCGCATGCAGAACGCGCTGGACCTGTTATGGCCCTATGTCGGGGAAATGTTCGTCGCGGACGCCGTGGACGAGGCTATGGTCGCAGCAGGCATCGCGCCCGATCCTGCGTCCCTGCGCGCCGCCTACGATACCTTGGTGAACGATATCTTCACCGCCGCCACGCTGACACGGCCCGAAAGCGATTTCGGCCATCACGGCGGCAAATCCGGTAAGCGCCATTCGGAACATCTGGGGCATATGCTGACGCAGATGCAATGGCTGCAACGCGCCTACCCGGATGCGACATGGTAG
- the paaD gene encoding 1,2-phenylacetyl-CoA epoxidase subunit PaaD has protein sequence MVVEKPSLETVWGWLHAVPDPEIPVISLTDLGIIRDVQWQDDTLEVTVTPTYSGCPATTIINLDIETALRGHGIEKLALKRQLSPAWTSDWMTDAGRAKLESYGIAPPQPAGGPEHCPRCQSTHLEKISQFGSTPCKAQWRCTDCLEPFDYFKCI, from the coding sequence ATGGTAGTCGAAAAACCTTCGTTAGAGACTGTTTGGGGCTGGCTCCACGCCGTGCCGGACCCCGAGATTCCGGTAATCTCGCTCACTGATCTGGGGATCATCCGCGATGTGCAATGGCAGGATGACACGCTAGAGGTCACGGTGACGCCGACTTATTCCGGCTGCCCCGCGACGACGATCATCAACCTTGATATCGAAACGGCATTACGCGGGCACGGGATCGAAAAACTGGCTCTAAAGCGGCAACTTTCGCCTGCCTGGACCTCTGACTGGATGACCGACGCGGGCCGTGCCAAGCTGGAAAGCTACGGCATCGCCCCGCCCCAACCCGCAGGTGGCCCTGAACACTGCCCCCGTTGCCAATCGACGCATCTGGAAAAGATCAGCCAGTTCGGATCGACCCCATGCAAGGCGCAATGGCGCTGCACCGACTGTCTGGAACCCTTCGATTATTTTAAGTGTATCTGA
- a CDS encoding 2Fe-2S iron-sulfur cluster-binding protein: MSQFLPLLVTDIHRTIRDAVVLTLQPEDPKAFAFKQGQYLTFKQDFDGTELRRNYSICAGLDDGVLQVGIKRVDGGAFSTFANEVLKVGDTLHAMPPQGTFSAGLEPDRARNYLGFAGGSGITPVLSILKTVLKREPKSTFTLVYANRAVNTIMFREELEDLKNRYMGRLSVIHMLESGQDIDLFTGRVDQNKCAELFKTWIDVSDMDMAFICGPEPMMLAIADALKTHGLEPDQIKFELFSESQQGRLAKQEMAKRSEGQAQTQVTVKIDGAQHSFTMTKGQSVLDAALENNLDAPFACKAGVCSTCMCKVTEGEVEMLSNHALEDYEVERGYRLSCQSYPLSDTLFIDYDHH, encoded by the coding sequence ATGAGCCAATTCCTCCCCTTATTAGTGACTGATATTCACCGCACCATCCGCGACGCGGTGGTCTTGACCCTGCAGCCCGAAGACCCAAAGGCGTTTGCCTTCAAGCAGGGTCAGTATCTGACCTTCAAACAGGATTTCGACGGGACCGAGCTGCGCCGCAACTATTCCATTTGCGCCGGTCTGGACGACGGCGTGCTGCAAGTGGGGATCAAGCGGGTCGATGGCGGTGCCTTCTCTACCTTTGCGAACGAGGTATTGAAGGTCGGGGATACGCTGCATGCCATGCCCCCCCAAGGCACGTTTTCCGCCGGGTTAGAGCCTGATCGCGCGCGGAATTACCTTGGCTTTGCCGGCGGGTCTGGGATCACGCCCGTGCTGTCGATCCTCAAGACGGTGCTGAAACGCGAGCCCAAATCGACCTTTACGCTGGTCTATGCCAACCGCGCTGTGAACACGATCATGTTCCGCGAAGAGCTGGAGGATCTCAAGAACCGCTATATGGGCCGGTTGAGCGTCATCCACATGCTGGAAAGCGGCCAAGACATCGACCTGTTCACCGGCCGTGTAGACCAGAATAAATGCGCCGAGTTGTTCAAGACCTGGATCGACGTGTCGGACATGGACATGGCCTTTATCTGCGGGCCGGAGCCGATGATGCTGGCCATCGCGGATGCCCTGAAAACCCACGGGTTAGAGCCTGATCAGATCAAGTTCGAGCTGTTCAGCGAAAGCCAACAGGGTCGTCTGGCGAAACAGGAAATGGCCAAGCGCAGCGAGGGTCAGGCGCAAACGCAGGTGACCGTCAAAATCGACGGCGCGCAGCACAGCTTTACCATGACCAAGGGGCAGTCGGTGCTGGATGCCGCGCTAGAGAATAACCTTGATGCGCCCTTTGCCTGCAAGGCGGGGGTCTGTTCGACCTGCATGTGCAAGGTGACCGAAGGTGAGGTCGAGATGCTGTCGAACCACGCGCTGGAAGATTACGAAGTTGAACGCGGATACCGGCTGAGCTGCCAAAGCTATCCGCTGAGCGACACGCTTTTCATTGACTACGACCATCACTAA
- the paaZ gene encoding phenylacetic acid degradation bifunctional protein PaaZ — protein sequence MRDIQSFAAGQWINPGAGARNIASAITGEIIAQAGNDALQVQTMLAFARDIGGPALRRLTFHDRAKMLKAVALYLNDHKQSLYELSFDTGGTQADHLIDVDGGIGTMQVYAAKGRREMPDDQIYLDGPVEQLGRTGQFMGRHICTPLQGVAVHINAFNFPVWGMLEKLAPTLLAGVPAIVKPATASCQVTEACFRLMIQSGILPDGAIQLVTGGLGDMLDHLDCQDVVSFTGSAETALKLRSNPVLVERSVRFASEQDSLNASVLGSDAGPGTPEFDLFVKEVQREMTAKAGQKCTAIRRIMVPQPHVDALIAALSDRLAKVTIGDPRLEGTKMGALVSQSQRRDVLEKAALIGSEAARVFGDPDAFTVEGADAQKGAFIPPMLFHCADPDAATHVHDTEAFGPVSTIMPYRDTDHAVALLNKGKGSLVASIITRDGETARDMVMGAGAFHGRLYFNNRDSMAEATGHGAPLPHMVHGGPGRAGGGEELGGVRGVMHYMQRTAIQGSPDILTAIGKQWVPGATEISDRGHPFTRHFGALDLGETFNSASRTVSLEDIETFAHFTGDTFYAHMDDAAAKANPFFPGRVAHGYLLLSFAAGLFVQPDPGPVLANTGLDNLRFMAPVQAGDSIKVRLSVKAKTPRNDEYGEVRWHVTLTNQDDAAVAEYELLTMNAY from the coding sequence ATGCGCGATATCCAAAGCTTTGCCGCCGGACAATGGATCAACCCCGGTGCCGGTGCACGCAACATCGCAAGCGCGATCACCGGCGAGATCATCGCCCAAGCAGGCAATGACGCGCTGCAGGTTCAGACGATGCTGGCCTTTGCCCGTGACATCGGCGGCCCTGCCCTGCGCAGGCTGACGTTTCATGACCGCGCCAAGATGCTCAAGGCCGTCGCGCTTTACCTCAATGACCATAAACAGAGCCTATACGAGCTGTCGTTCGACACAGGCGGCACGCAGGCCGATCACCTGATCGACGTGGATGGCGGCATCGGCACGATGCAGGTCTACGCCGCCAAGGGTCGCCGCGAGATGCCGGATGACCAGATCTATCTGGACGGTCCCGTGGAACAGTTGGGCCGCACCGGTCAGTTCATGGGGCGCCACATCTGCACGCCGCTGCAGGGCGTCGCGGTGCATATCAACGCCTTCAACTTCCCCGTTTGGGGCATGTTGGAAAAGCTCGCCCCGACGCTGCTTGCGGGCGTGCCCGCCATCGTCAAACCCGCCACCGCCAGCTGTCAGGTGACCGAGGCCTGTTTCCGCCTGATGATCCAGTCCGGTATTCTGCCAGACGGCGCGATCCAGTTGGTGACGGGGGGCTTGGGCGATATGCTGGACCACCTCGATTGTCAGGATGTCGTTAGCTTTACAGGCTCTGCCGAAACCGCGCTGAAACTGCGCAGCAACCCTGTGTTGGTCGAACGCTCCGTCCGGTTCGCGTCTGAACAGGATAGTCTCAATGCCTCTGTGTTAGGGTCTGATGCGGGCCCCGGCACGCCCGAGTTTGATCTGTTTGTGAAAGAGGTCCAGCGCGAGATGACGGCCAAGGCGGGGCAGAAGTGCACCGCCATCCGCCGGATCATGGTACCGCAACCCCATGTGGATGCGCTGATCGCTGCGCTGTCGGACCGGCTGGCCAAAGTCACCATCGGCGATCCCCGTCTTGAGGGCACGAAAATGGGCGCGCTTGTTTCGCAATCGCAGCGCCGCGACGTGCTTGAGAAAGCCGCCCTGATCGGGTCAGAGGCAGCGCGTGTCTTTGGCGACCCCGATGCCTTTACGGTCGAGGGTGCGGATGCGCAGAAAGGTGCGTTTATCCCGCCGATGCTGTTCCACTGCGCCGATCCCGATGCCGCCACGCATGTGCACGACACCGAGGCTTTTGGCCCTGTGTCCACCATCATGCCTTACCGTGACACCGATCATGCCGTCGCGCTGCTGAACAAGGGCAAAGGGTCGCTGGTCGCATCCATCATCACCCGCGACGGCGAGACCGCGCGCGACATGGTGATGGGCGCAGGCGCGTTTCACGGGCGGCTCTATTTCAACAACCGCGACTCGATGGCCGAGGCGACGGGCCACGGTGCCCCCCTGCCCCACATGGTCCACGGGGGGCCGGGGCGTGCAGGTGGCGGCGAGGAACTGGGCGGCGTGCGCGGCGTCATGCATTACATGCAGCGCACCGCCATTCAGGGCAGCCCCGATATTCTGACCGCCATCGGCAAGCAATGGGTGCCCGGCGCGACCGAGATTTCGGACCGCGGCCACCCCTTCACCCGCCACTTTGGCGCGCTGGATCTGGGCGAGACTTTCAATTCTGCCAGCCGCACCGTGTCGCTGGAGGATATCGAGACTTTCGCCCATTTCACCGGTGATACGTTTTACGCGCATATGGATGACGCCGCCGCCAAGGCGAACCCGTTCTTTCCGGGCCGTGTTGCCCATGGCTATCTGCTGCTAAGCTTTGCCGCCGGGCTGTTCGTGCAGCCTGACCCCGGCCCTGTGCTGGCGAACACCGGGCTGGACAACCTGCGCTTTATGGCACCGGTGCAGGCGGGCGACAGCATCAAGGTCCGGCTGAGCGTCAAGGCAAAGACGCCTCGCAATGACGAATACGGTGAGGTACGCTGGCACGTGACCCTGACCAATCAGGATGATGCCGCCGTGGCCGAGTATGAATTGCTGACGATGAATGCCTATTGA
- a CDS encoding PaaX family transcriptional regulator C-terminal domain-containing protein: protein MPIDDFDLAIAPLKDLGGQRVWSLMISLFGDLARQEGQIIGGPVLSAIMSAMDVRPEAARVALHRLRKDKWIASEKHGRISHHSLTPEGRAQSQAASGRIYATPDDLPEHWQMIVTDDADTGALEKAGFTTLMPRLYVGDAALPVPNDAAMLPGQAAPDWMKRQLEPASLAESYAQLSDALHHVARDLAGADTLTPLQIATLRCLIVHNWRRLALKHPALPRPLIRDDWAGLVAHQRVAALLAAYPRPDLPEIATA, encoded by the coding sequence ATGCCTATTGACGACTTTGACCTTGCGATCGCCCCTCTGAAAGACCTTGGCGGCCAGCGCGTCTGGTCCCTTATGATCAGTCTCTTTGGTGATCTGGCCCGACAGGAAGGGCAGATCATCGGCGGGCCGGTGCTGTCGGCGATCATGTCGGCGATGGACGTCCGCCCCGAGGCCGCGCGCGTGGCTCTGCATCGTTTGCGCAAGGACAAATGGATCGCCTCCGAGAAACACGGGCGGATCAGCCATCACAGCCTGACCCCCGAAGGCCGCGCACAAAGTCAGGCGGCCAGTGGCCGGATCTACGCCACCCCTGACGATCTGCCGGAACACTGGCAAATGATCGTGACCGATGACGCCGACACCGGCGCGCTGGAAAAGGCGGGGTTCACCACCTTGATGCCGCGCCTTTATGTCGGGGATGCCGCCCTGCCTGTGCCGAACGATGCCGCCATGCTGCCCGGTCAGGCTGCCCCCGACTGGATGAAACGCCAGCTAGAGCCTGCCTCTCTTGCCGAAAGCTATGCGCAGCTGTCAGACGCCTTGCACCATGTCGCGCGCGACCTTGCCGGTGCCGACACGCTAACGCCGTTACAAATTGCGACCCTACGCTGCCTAATCGTGCATAATTGGCGCCGCCTTGCGCTGAAGCACCCTGCGCTGCCGCGTCCGCTGATCCGCGATGATTGGGCCGGTCTAGTCGCGCATCAAAGGGTTGCTGCTCTGCTTGCAGCCTACCCACGCCCCGACCTGCCGGAAATCGCCACCGCTTGA